Proteins encoded by one window of Enterobacter pseudoroggenkampii:
- a CDS encoding ABC-F family ATPase encodes MLVTSNVTMQFGSKPLFENISVKFGGGNRYGLIGANGSGKSTFMKILGGDLEPTLGNVSLDPNERIGKLRQDQFAFEEFTVLDTVIMGHAELWEVKQERDRIYALAEMSEEDGYKVADLETQYGEMDGYSAEARAGELLLGVGIPVEQHYGPMSEVAPGWKLRVLLAQALFSNPDILLLDEPTNNLDIDTIRWLEQTLNDRDSTMIIISHDRHFLNMVCTHMADLDYGELRVYPGNYDEYMTAATQARERLLADNAKKKAQIADLQSFVSRFSANASKSRQATSRARQIDKIKLEEVKASSRQNPFIRFEQDKKLFRNALEVEALTKGFDEGPLFKNFNLLLEVGEKIAILGANGVGKSTMLKTLVGELQPDNGTVKWSENAQIGYYAQDHEYEFENDLTVFDWMSQWKQEGDDEQAVRSILGRLLFSQDDIKKPAKVLSGGEKGRMLFGKLMMEKPNILVMDEPTNHLDMESIESLNMALEMYQGTLIFVSHDREFVSSLATRVIEITPERVVDFTGNYEDYLRSKGIEN; translated from the coding sequence GTAAGCCGCTGTTCGAAAACATTTCCGTCAAATTTGGCGGCGGCAACCGTTACGGCCTGATTGGTGCCAACGGTAGCGGTAAATCCACCTTTATGAAGATCCTCGGCGGCGATCTGGAGCCGACCCTCGGCAACGTGTCGCTCGATCCGAACGAGCGCATCGGTAAGCTGCGTCAGGATCAGTTCGCCTTCGAAGAGTTCACCGTGCTCGACACCGTGATCATGGGGCACGCGGAGCTGTGGGAAGTGAAGCAGGAGCGCGATCGCATCTATGCGCTGGCCGAAATGAGCGAAGAAGACGGCTATAAAGTGGCCGACCTGGAAACGCAGTACGGCGAGATGGACGGTTACTCTGCGGAAGCGCGCGCGGGCGAGCTGCTGCTGGGCGTGGGTATTCCGGTTGAACAGCATTACGGCCCGATGAGCGAAGTCGCGCCAGGCTGGAAGCTGCGTGTGCTGCTGGCTCAGGCGCTGTTCTCTAACCCGGACATCCTGCTGCTCGACGAACCGACGAACAACCTGGACATCGACACCATCCGCTGGCTGGAGCAGACGCTGAACGATCGCGACAGCACCATGATCATCATCTCGCACGACCGTCACTTCCTGAACATGGTCTGTACGCACATGGCGGATCTGGACTACGGCGAGCTGCGCGTGTATCCGGGCAACTACGACGAATACATGACGGCGGCCACCCAGGCGCGTGAACGTCTGCTGGCGGACAATGCCAAGAAGAAAGCGCAGATTGCTGACCTGCAGTCCTTCGTCAGCCGCTTCAGCGCCAACGCCTCTAAATCGCGTCAGGCAACCTCGCGCGCGCGTCAGATTGATAAAATCAAGCTGGAAGAGGTTAAAGCCTCCAGCCGTCAGAACCCGTTCATCCGCTTCGAACAGGACAAGAAGCTGTTCCGTAACGCGCTGGAAGTGGAAGCCCTTACCAAAGGCTTCGATGAAGGCCCGCTGTTTAAAAACTTCAACCTGCTGCTGGAAGTGGGCGAGAAGATTGCCATTCTGGGCGCTAACGGCGTGGGTAAATCCACCATGCTGAAAACCCTGGTCGGCGAACTGCAACCGGACAACGGCACCGTGAAATGGTCCGAAAACGCGCAGATTGGTTACTACGCGCAGGACCATGAGTACGAGTTCGAAAATGACCTGACCGTCTTTGACTGGATGAGCCAGTGGAAGCAGGAAGGCGACGACGAGCAGGCGGTGCGCAGCATTCTGGGTCGTTTGCTGTTCAGCCAGGACGACATCAAAAAGCCGGCTAAAGTGCTCTCCGGTGGCGAGAAGGGCCGCATGCTGTTCGGCAAGCTGATGATGGAAAAACCAAACATCCTGGTGATGGACGAACCGACTAACCACCTGGACATGGAATCTATCGAATCCCTGAACATGGCGCTGGAGATGTATCAGGGCACGCTGATCTTCGTCTCTCACGACCGTGAGTTTGTCAGCTCGCTGGCGACCCGCGTGATCGAAATTACGCCAGAGCGCGTGGTGGACTTCACCGGTAACTACGAAGATTACCTGCGCAGCAAAGGTATCGAGAACTAA
- a CDS encoding glycoside hydrolase family 31 protein — translation MKTLKNWTVDIQSANHLELLVDNQHRLCLYVLEENLFRVLIKRKGELALDRTWSIAPEKDVPWEGRSRDDISGFSCPAWNLTQQGETLTVATEQLRVTVHQPLWLEWHYRNEAGEWLPLVNDRPTSAYLLNAHGDGVAHYLSRRKDERFYGLGEKAGDLQRNGKRYEMRNLDAMGYNAASTDPLYKHIPFTIARRDDVSYGLFYDNLSSCWLDLGNEIDNYHTAYRRWQAEAGDIDYYIFTGRRVLDVTKAFVRLTGKTLFGPKWSLGYSGSTMHYTDAPDAQNQLMNFIRLCEEHAIPCDSFQLSSGYTSINGKRYVFNWNYDKVPQPKVMSQAFHDAGLKLAANIKPCLLQDHPRYNEVAESGLFIRDSETDAPERSSFWDDEGSHLDFTNPQTVQWWQNGVTTQLLEMGIDSTWNDNNEYEVWDGEARCFGFGKEIAIKHIRPVMPLLMMRASLEAQQRFAPEKRPYLISRSGCAGMQRYVQTWSGDNRTSWDTLRYNIRMGLGMSLSGLFNVGHDVGGFSGDKPDAELFVRWVQNGVMHPRFTIHSWNDDHTVNEPWMYPGVTPAIRGAVELRYRLLPYLYTLLWQAHADDEPMLRPTFLDHEHDAQTFEECDDFLLGRDLLVASVVEAGQRERRVWLPDNDTGWYDFYTHAWYAGGQSIVLDAPLEKLPLLVRAGAGLPLSERITHVSAEKDTARELKLFPVKGVGTTSGMLFEDDGESWGYQNGNALWVEWEMVCDGASINLKVNARGDYRPAWKALKVSLPAGEKRTLRVNGVEGSEWVL, via the coding sequence ATGAAAACCCTGAAAAACTGGACCGTTGATATTCAGTCAGCAAACCATCTGGAACTGCTGGTCGATAACCAGCACCGCCTGTGCCTGTATGTGCTGGAAGAGAACCTTTTCCGCGTGCTGATTAAGCGCAAAGGCGAGCTGGCGCTGGACCGCACCTGGAGTATCGCTCCGGAAAAAGACGTGCCCTGGGAAGGCCGCAGTCGTGACGACATAAGCGGTTTCTCCTGCCCGGCCTGGAACCTGACTCAGCAGGGTGAGACGCTAACCGTGGCAACCGAACAGCTGCGCGTGACCGTCCACCAGCCGCTGTGGCTGGAGTGGCACTACCGCAATGAGGCGGGCGAATGGCTGCCGCTGGTCAATGACCGCCCCACCAGCGCCTACCTGCTGAACGCCCACGGCGACGGCGTAGCGCACTATCTCAGCCGTCGTAAGGACGAGCGTTTCTACGGCCTGGGCGAGAAAGCGGGCGATCTGCAGCGCAACGGTAAACGCTATGAGATGCGCAACCTCGACGCGATGGGGTACAACGCGGCCAGCACCGACCCGCTCTACAAGCACATCCCGTTCACCATCGCCCGCCGCGACGACGTCAGCTACGGCCTGTTCTACGACAACCTGAGCAGCTGTTGGCTGGATCTGGGTAACGAAATCGACAACTACCACACCGCCTATCGCCGCTGGCAGGCGGAAGCGGGCGATATCGACTACTACATCTTTACCGGCAGACGCGTGCTGGACGTTACCAAAGCCTTCGTGCGTCTGACCGGGAAAACGCTGTTCGGACCGAAATGGAGCCTGGGCTACAGCGGCTCGACCATGCACTACACCGACGCGCCGGATGCGCAAAACCAGCTGATGAACTTCATCCGCCTGTGCGAAGAGCACGCCATTCCGTGCGACTCGTTCCAGCTCTCCTCCGGCTATACCTCCATCAACGGCAAGCGCTACGTCTTCAACTGGAACTACGACAAGGTGCCGCAGCCGAAGGTAATGAGCCAGGCGTTCCACGACGCGGGATTGAAGCTGGCCGCCAACATCAAGCCGTGCCTGCTGCAGGATCATCCTCGCTATAACGAAGTGGCGGAGAGCGGCCTGTTCATTCGCGATTCAGAAACCGATGCACCCGAACGTTCCAGCTTCTGGGATGACGAAGGCTCGCACCTCGACTTTACCAACCCGCAGACGGTGCAGTGGTGGCAGAACGGCGTCACAACGCAGCTGCTGGAGATGGGCATCGACTCCACCTGGAACGACAACAACGAATATGAAGTGTGGGACGGGGAAGCCCGCTGCTTTGGCTTCGGTAAGGAGATCGCCATCAAGCACATTCGCCCGGTGATGCCGCTGCTGATGATGCGCGCCTCGCTGGAAGCGCAGCAGCGCTTTGCGCCGGAAAAACGCCCGTATCTGATCTCCCGCTCCGGCTGCGCCGGGATGCAGCGCTACGTTCAGACCTGGAGCGGCGACAACCGCACCAGCTGGGACACGCTGCGCTATAACATCCGCATGGGGCTGGGCATGAGCCTGTCGGGGCTGTTCAACGTCGGCCATGACGTGGGCGGTTTCTCCGGCGACAAGCCGGACGCCGAGCTGTTCGTGCGCTGGGTGCAGAACGGCGTGATGCATCCGCGCTTTACCATTCACTCGTGGAACGATGACCACACGGTGAACGAGCCGTGGATGTACCCGGGCGTCACCCCAGCCATTCGCGGCGCGGTTGAGCTGCGCTACCGCCTGCTGCCGTATCTCTACACCCTGCTATGGCAGGCGCACGCCGACGACGAGCCGATGCTGCGTCCGACCTTCCTCGACCACGAGCACGATGCGCAGACCTTCGAAGAATGCGATGACTTCCTGCTGGGCCGCGACCTGCTGGTCGCCAGCGTGGTCGAAGCCGGGCAGCGCGAGCGCCGCGTCTGGCTGCCGGATAACGACACCGGCTGGTATGATTTTTACACCCACGCGTGGTATGCGGGCGGCCAGTCGATCGTTCTCGACGCGCCGCTGGAAAAACTGCCGCTGCTGGTGCGCGCCGGAGCCGGTCTGCCGCTCAGCGAGCGCATCACGCATGTGAGTGCCGAAAAAGATACGGCCCGCGAACTGAAGCTGTTCCCTGTGAAGGGCGTCGGCACAACCTCGGGCATGCTGTTTGAAGACGACGGCGAAAGCTGGGGATACCAGAACGGCAATGCGCTGTGGGTGGAATGGGAAATGGTGTGCGACGGCGCAAGTATCAACCTGAAGGTGAATGCGCGCGGCGACTATCGTCCGGCGTGGAAGGCGCTGAAGGTATCATTACCGGCGGGGGAAAAACGTACGCTGCGGGTGAACGGGGTTGAAGGGAGTGAGTGGGTGCTGTAG
- a CDS encoding MFS transporter, whose protein sequence is MSQDINNTVATSKTRRVIKNLRWYVLVLFLLGVTVNYITRNSLGILAPELKESLGITTEQYSWIVGAFQIAYTIFQPLCGWLIDVIGLKIGFMVCAGIWALMCIFHAGAGSWLHLAILRFFMGASEAAATPANAKTIGEWFPKSERPVAAGWAGVGFSIGAMLAPPIIYFAHASFGWQGAFMFTGVLALLWVILWWAFYHNPEQHPNLSKDELAFIKQDNEPPAVKLPFLTALKTVSKNKRFYGIAIPAFMAEPAWAVLSFWVPLYLAKEHGMDLKQIAMFAWLPFLAADLGSVASGYLTRLYTRLFGCSRVNSVVASSVTGAFLMISLAIVAITRDPYITIVLISIGGFGHQIISCMLSALVVESFDKGQMATVNGMRGSAAWIASFLFSLLIGVTADKIGFNPLFIAMGFFDLIGAVFLVAFIAERRAKRA, encoded by the coding sequence ATGAGTCAGGACATCAATAACACCGTTGCGACAAGCAAAACCCGTCGCGTCATCAAGAACCTGCGCTGGTACGTGCTGGTGCTGTTCTTACTTGGCGTCACCGTTAACTACATCACCCGAAATTCGTTAGGCATTCTTGCCCCCGAGCTGAAAGAGAGCCTCGGGATCACCACCGAGCAGTACTCCTGGATCGTTGGCGCGTTCCAGATCGCCTACACCATTTTCCAGCCCCTCTGCGGCTGGCTGATTGACGTGATCGGCCTGAAGATTGGCTTTATGGTCTGCGCCGGCATCTGGGCGCTGATGTGTATTTTCCACGCGGGCGCCGGAAGCTGGCTGCACCTGGCTATTTTGCGCTTCTTTATGGGTGCCTCTGAGGCCGCCGCTACCCCGGCTAACGCCAAAACCATCGGTGAATGGTTCCCGAAATCAGAACGACCCGTTGCCGCCGGCTGGGCGGGCGTGGGCTTCTCCATCGGCGCGATGCTGGCTCCGCCAATCATCTACTTTGCTCACGCCTCGTTTGGCTGGCAGGGGGCGTTTATGTTTACCGGCGTGCTGGCGCTGCTGTGGGTGATCCTGTGGTGGGCGTTCTACCATAACCCGGAGCAGCACCCGAACCTGAGCAAGGACGAGCTGGCGTTTATCAAGCAGGATAACGAACCACCTGCCGTCAAACTGCCCTTCCTGACCGCGCTGAAAACCGTCTCGAAAAACAAACGCTTCTACGGTATCGCCATCCCGGCCTTTATGGCGGAACCCGCCTGGGCGGTGCTGAGCTTCTGGGTGCCGCTGTACCTTGCCAAAGAGCACGGCATGGACCTGAAGCAGATTGCGATGTTTGCCTGGCTGCCGTTCCTCGCCGCCGACCTCGGCAGCGTGGCGAGCGGCTACCTGACGCGTCTGTACACCCGTCTGTTCGGCTGCTCCCGCGTTAACTCGGTCGTCGCCAGCTCCGTGACCGGCGCGTTCCTGATGATCTCGCTGGCCATCGTGGCCATTACCCGCGACCCGTATATCACCATCGTGCTGATCTCCATCGGCGGCTTCGGGCACCAGATCATCTCCTGCATGCTGAGCGCCCTGGTCGTGGAGTCCTTCGACAAAGGCCAGATGGCGACCGTCAACGGCATGCGCGGCTCGGCGGCGTGGATCGCCAGTTTCCTGTTCTCGCTGTTAATCGGTGTGACCGCCGACAAAATCGGCTTTAACCCGCTCTTTATCGCCATGGGCTTCTTTGACCTGATTGGCGCTGTCTTCCTGGTAGCATTTATTGCTGAACGTCGCGCCAAGCGCGCCTGA
- a CDS encoding LacI family DNA-binding transcriptional regulator: MDKRLKITEIAARTQLSISTVSRVLAGKANTSEKARAKVLACARELGVMEGMAAGRLLLNSLVVFAPQRAFDERSDIFYYRVIQSVSKGLASHDVRLRYCALEENDSDAQLFLARMNEPDTQAAILLGIDDPHIHDLAVDVGKPCMLINCRDRHMRLPVVAPDHRAIGERAAEYLFEMGHREVMNVLCLRRYTMELRLSGIRDAWQSHNLTFSDKRDLLVVPSFSARETEQAVSSWLSEVRGKDLPTAFLVGGDFMAAGTISALQNHGLCVPQDVSVMSIDGFNLAAIQDVPLTAVHVPRDELGTEAVHMLQQRLMRPDAPVGTLLLNGTLTVRDSVRRIRQGKRRTAVEREGLYDS; this comes from the coding sequence ATGGACAAAAGGCTAAAAATCACCGAAATCGCCGCCCGTACGCAGCTCTCGATCAGCACCGTGTCTCGGGTGCTGGCGGGGAAAGCGAATACCAGCGAAAAAGCGCGCGCAAAGGTGCTGGCGTGCGCGCGGGAGCTGGGGGTGATGGAGGGCATGGCGGCGGGACGGCTGCTGCTCAATAGCCTGGTGGTTTTTGCCCCCCAGCGCGCCTTCGACGAGCGGTCCGACATCTTTTACTACCGCGTGATCCAGAGCGTGAGTAAAGGCCTGGCATCCCACGATGTGCGCCTGCGCTACTGCGCGCTGGAAGAGAACGACAGCGATGCCCAGCTTTTTCTGGCGCGCATGAATGAGCCGGATACTCAGGCGGCAATCCTTCTCGGCATTGACGATCCCCATATTCACGATCTGGCGGTAGATGTGGGTAAACCCTGCATGCTAATTAACTGCCGCGACCGGCACATGCGTCTGCCTGTCGTTGCGCCGGATCACCGCGCCATTGGCGAGCGGGCGGCGGAATACCTGTTCGAGATGGGACACCGTGAGGTGATGAACGTGCTGTGCCTGCGTCGCTACACCATGGAGCTGCGCCTGTCCGGGATCCGCGACGCGTGGCAGTCCCACAACCTGACGTTCAGCGATAAACGCGATCTGCTGGTGGTGCCCAGCTTCAGCGCGCGCGAAACGGAACAGGCGGTCAGCAGCTGGCTCAGCGAAGTGCGGGGGAAAGATTTACCTACCGCGTTTCTGGTCGGCGGCGACTTTATGGCGGCGGGCACCATCAGCGCATTACAAAACCACGGTCTGTGCGTGCCGCAGGACGTGTCGGTGATGAGCATCGACGGGTTTAACCTGGCGGCGATCCAGGATGTTCCATTAACGGCCGTGCACGTTCCCCGCGACGAACTGGGAACCGAAGCGGTACACATGCTCCAGCAGCGGCTGATGCGCCCGGACGCGCCGGTGGGGACGTTGCTGCTTAACGGCACGCTGACCGTGCGGGATTCGGTACGGCGGATACGTCAGGGGAAACGACGCACCGCCGTGGAGCGGGAAGGGCTGTACGACAGTTAG
- a CDS encoding DUF1479 domain-containing protein, which translates to MTFTSETLPADHKAAIRQLKRELRAQIGDVQAVFNKLSDKIATRVAEINALKNKGESVWPAIPFADVKNGTITDAQREAVKRRGCAVIKGHFPREQALAWDQSMLDYLDLNKFDEVYKGPGDNFFGTLTASRPEIYPIYWSQAQMQARQSEEMAQVQSFLNRLWTFESNGKQWFDPDVSVIYPDRIRRRPPGTTSKGLGAHTDSGALERWLLPAYQQVFARVFDGNVEKYDPWNAAHRTEVEEYTVDNTTKCSVFRTFQGWTALSDMIPGQGLLHVVPIPEAMAYILLRPLLDDVPEDELCGVAPGRVLPVSEKWHPLLIEALTSIPALDAGDSVWWHCDVIHSVAPVDNQQGWGNVMYIPAAPMCEKNLAYAKKVKEALETGASPGDFPREDYEKSWQDRFTVNDLNIHGKRALGMV; encoded by the coding sequence ATGACCTTTACCAGTGAAACTTTGCCGGCGGATCACAAAGCGGCAATCCGTCAGTTGAAACGTGAGCTGCGTGCGCAGATCGGCGACGTGCAGGCGGTGTTCAACAAGCTCAGCGATAAAATTGCCACCCGCGTGGCGGAAATCAACGCCCTTAAAAACAAAGGCGAATCCGTCTGGCCGGCGATCCCGTTCGCGGATGTAAAAAACGGCACCATTACCGACGCGCAGCGCGAAGCCGTTAAGCGCCGCGGCTGCGCGGTGATTAAAGGTCATTTCCCGCGCGAGCAGGCGCTGGCGTGGGATCAGTCGATGCTCGACTACCTCGATCTGAACAAGTTTGACGAGGTGTACAAAGGGCCGGGCGATAACTTCTTCGGCACCCTGACCGCTTCCCGTCCGGAGATTTACCCGATTTACTGGTCGCAGGCGCAGATGCAGGCGCGCCAGAGCGAAGAGATGGCGCAGGTGCAGTCGTTCCTGAACCGTTTATGGACATTCGAGAGCAACGGCAAACAGTGGTTTGACCCGGACGTGAGCGTGATTTATCCGGACCGTATCCGCCGCCGTCCGCCGGGAACCACCTCGAAAGGACTGGGCGCGCATACCGACTCCGGCGCGCTGGAGCGCTGGCTGCTGCCGGCTTACCAGCAGGTCTTTGCCCGCGTGTTTGACGGCAACGTCGAGAAATACGATCCGTGGAACGCCGCGCACCGTACCGAAGTGGAAGAGTATACCGTCGATAACACCACCAAATGCTCGGTATTCCGCACCTTCCAGGGCTGGACCGCGCTGTCGGACATGATCCCCGGACAGGGGCTGCTGCACGTGGTGCCCATCCCGGAAGCGATGGCGTACATTCTGCTGCGTCCGCTGCTGGACGACGTGCCGGAAGACGAGCTGTGCGGCGTGGCGCCGGGGCGCGTGCTGCCGGTTTCCGAGAAGTGGCACCCGCTGCTTATCGAGGCGCTGACCAGCATTCCGGCACTGGACGCGGGCGATTCCGTGTGGTGGCACTGCGATGTGATCCACTCCGTCGCGCCGGTGGACAATCAGCAGGGCTGGGGCAACGTGATGTACATCCCCGCCGCACCGATGTGCGAGAAAAACCTCGCCTACGCGAAAAAGGTCAAGGAAGCGCTGGAGACCGGCGCGTCGCCGGGGGATTTCCCGCGTGAGGATTATGAAAAGAGCTGGCAGGACCGCTTTACCGTGAACGATCTCAACATCCACGGCAAGCGCGCGCTGGGCATGGTCTAA